Sequence from the Herbaspirillum sp. meg3 genome:
ACGATCAATCCAAGCGCCACATGACCTTGCGCGGTCTGTTCGAGTTCAAGATCGATCCGTCGAAGGCGATCTCGATCGATGAAGTCGAGCCAGCCAAGGAAATCGTCAAGCGTTTCGCTACCGGCGCGATGTCGCTCGGCTCGATCTCGACCGAAGCACACGCCACACTGGCAATTGCGATGAACCGCATCGGCGGCAAGTCCAACACCGGCGAAGGCGGCGAAGACGTCAATCGTTACCGCAACGAACTGAAGGGCATCCCGATCAAGCAAGGCGCAACCCTGGCATCGGAAATCGGCAAGGACGTCATCGAAGTCGACATCCCGCTGCAAGCAGGCGACTCGCTGCGCTCGCGCATCAAGCAGGTGGCATCCGGCCGCTTCGGCGTGTCGGCCGAATACCTGATCTCTGCCGACCAGATCCAGATCAAGATGGCGCAGGGCGCGAAGCCGGGCGAAGGCGGTCAGTTGCCAGGCCACAAGGTCACCGACTACATCGCGACATTGCGCGTGTCGGTGCCGGGCGTTGGTCTGATTTCACCACCGCCGCACCATGACATCTATTCGATCGAAGATCTGGCACAGCTGATCCACGATCTGAAAAACGTCAATCCGCGTGCGTCGATCTCGGTCAAGCTGGTGTCGGAAGTCGGCGTCGGTACAGTTGCCGCAGGTGTTGCCAAGGCCAAGTCGGATCACGTCGTGATCGCAGGCCATGATGGTGGCACGGGCGCATCGCCGCTATCCTCGATCAAGCATGCCGGTTCGCCATGGGAGCTCGGCCTGGCCGAAACCCAGCAGACTCTGGTGCTGAACGGTTTGCGTAACCGCATCCGTGTGCAGGCTGACGGCCAGATGAAGACCGGTCGCGACGTCGTTATCGGCGCACTGCTGGGTGCGGACGAATTCGGTTTCGCTACTGCACCGCTGGTCGTCGAAGGCTGCATCATGATGCGCAAGTGCCATCTGAACACTTGCCCGGTCGGCGTGGCGACGCAGGATCCTGTCCTGCGCGCCAAGTTCTCCGGCAAGCCTGAACACGTGGTCAACTTCTTCTTCTTCATCGCGGAAGAAGCGCGTCAGATCATGGCGCAACTGGGTATTCGTACTTTCAGCGAACTGATCGGCCGTTCCGATCTGCTGGACCGTACCAAGGCTATCCAACACTGGAAGGCGCAAGGTCTGGACTTCAGCAAGATTTTCTATCAACCGGTCAGCGCTACACCTTACTTCCACACCGAAGAGCAAGATCACGGTCTGGACAAGGCGTTGGATCACAAGCTCATTGCACAGGCACGTACCGCGCTTGATAAGGGCGAGAAGGTTTCCTTCATTTCGCCGATCCGTAACCTGAACCGCACCGTCGGCGCCATGTTGTCGGGTGAAGTGGCCAAGCGTTATGGCAACGAAGGTCTGCCGGACGACACCATCCACATCCAGTTGCAAGGTACTGCCGGTCAATCCGCAGGCGCGTTCCTGGCGCACGGCGTGACGCTGGATCTGGTCGGCGAAGGCAACGATTATGTCGGCAAGGGCTTGTCGGGTGGCCGCATCATTGTGCGTCCAAACACCGAGTTCCGCGGTCGCGCAGTCGACAACATGATCTCCGGCAATACCGTGCTGTACGGTGCGACGACCGGCGAAGCATTCATCAACGGCGTGGTCGGCGAGCGTTTCGCTGTACGTAACTCCGGCGCGATTGCAGTTGTTGAGGGCACCGGCGATCACGGTTGCGAATACATGACCGGCGGCACTGTCGTCGTACTGGGTGGCACCGGCCGTAACTTTGCAGCAGGTATGTCCGGCGGCATCGCTTATGTCTACGACGAAGCCGGCGACTTCGCTGGCAAGTGCAACATGGCGATGGTCGCATTGGAAAAGGTTTTGTCCGACACCGAACAGGAAGCCTCCACCGATCGCGCTGTCTGGCACAGCCTGCAACGCGGCGGCAACGGCCAGACCGATGAAGTGATATTGCGTGGTCTGATCGAGCGTCACTTCAAGTACACCGGCAGCACGCGCGCGCGCTACCTGCTGGACAACTGGGCGGCATCGCGCGGCAAGTTCGTCAAGGTCTTCCCGACCGAGTACAAACGTGCACTGGGAGAACTGAATGCTGCCAAAGCGACGCCTAAGGACAAGGTTCCGGCATAAAAAATAAACGCCGCAGCCAGTCTTAACGATCAATATCAATATACGCAAGGCTGACGATTTCTAACGACAACGACAGAATCGTCAGCCACCTATCCTTAGCGAAGAATGTGAGTGGAAAATGGGTAAAGTAACCGGCTTTATGGAATATGAGCGCCTGAAAGAGGCGAGCGAAGCGCCGCAGTCGCGCATGAAGCATTACAAGGAGTTCGTTCTCCATCTGGGCGACGCGGAAGCCAAAGTGCAAGGCGCACGCTGCATGGATTGCGGCATCCCGTTCTGCAACAACGGCTGCCCGGTCAACAACATCATCCCCGACTGGAATGATCTGGTCTATCGCGGCGACTACAAGGAAGCGCTGGACACGCTGCACTCGACCAATAACTTCCCCGAATTCACCGGCCGCATCTGCCCCGCGCCGTGTGAAGCGGCTTGCACGCTGGGTATCAACAGCGATGCCGTCGGCATTAAGTCGATTGAGCATTTCATCATCGACAAGGGGTGGGAAAACGGCTGGGTCACGCCGCAACCGGCTGCCGTCAAGACCGGCAAGAAAGTCGCCGTGGTCGGCTCCGGTCCTGCGGGCCTGGCTGCCGCACAACAACTGGCGCGCGCCGGTCATGACGTCACCGTGTTCGAAAAGAATGACCGCGTCGGCGGCCTGCTGCGTTACGGCATCCCCGATTTCAAGATGGAAAAGTCGCACATCGACCTGCGCGTCGAACAGATGCAAGCAGAAGGCGTCGTCTTCCGTACCAGCACGCTGGTGGGCAAGGATTTCCCTGCCAATATCACCAACTGGTCCAAGGAAACGGTTTCTCCTGACGACCTGAAGAAAGATTTCGACGCCGTCGTCATCGCCGGCGGTGCAGAACTGCCGCGTGACTTGCCGGTGCCTGGACGCGAATTGAAGGGCGTGCATTTCGCCATGGAATTCCTGCCGCTGCAAAACAAGGTCAACGCCGGCGACAAGCTCAAGGGCCAGATCATGGCGACCGACAAGCACGTGGTCGTGATCGGCGGCGGCGATACCGGTTCCGACTGCGTCGGCACCTCCAACCGTCACGGCGCTGCATCAGTCGCTCAGTTCGAGCTGATGCCGCAACCGCCGGAAACAGAAAACAAGCCGATGGTCTGGCCGTACTGGCCAACCAAGCTGCGCACATCGTCGTCGCATGAAGAAGGTTGCGACCGCGATTGGGCCGTGGCGACCAAACGCCTGGAAGGCAAGAACGGCAAGGTTGAAAAACTGATCGCCGCGCGCGTCGAATGGAAGGACGGCAAGATGCAGGAAGTGCCGAATTCCGAATTCGAAATGAAGGCCGACCTGGTGCTGCTGGCCATGGGCTTCGTCTCGCCGGTGCAGCAAGTGCTCGAATCTTTCGGCGTCGACAAGGACCAACGCGGCAACGCCAAGGCCACCACCGATGGCGAAGGCTGCTACAAGACTTCGGTCGACAAGGTGTTTGCCGCAGGCGACATGCGTCGCGGTCAATCGCTCGTGGTCTGGGCGATTCGCGAAGGCCGTCAATGCGCACGTGCAGTGGATGAGTTCCTGATGGGCTCGTCGGTGCTGCCACGCTGATTCGATACTGTAAAAAGCAAACGCGGTAAAAAAGCCGGATTGACGAAAGTCTTTCCGGCTTTTTTACTTTGTGGCTCAGGCGCCGGAAGGGCGCTGGGCTAAGCAAAATCAGCCTGGTGTCAGCCCGGACTCGCCTTGCTCAAGTACAATGGAATTTCACTTTTCAGACACGGCTTGTCGTCGCGATTATCGGCGACAACCGGCGATAACCGAAGAACAACATGACTACCCCGATTCGCTACAGCATCACCTCCAACGATTGCGCCGCCCACGTGTTCGACGTCACCCTGACAGTCGATGCGCCGGCTGCCGACGGACAAGTATTTTCCTTGCCGGCGTGGATTCCCGGCAGCTACATGATTCGTGAATTCGCGCGCAATATCGTACAAATCCGCGGCGAAGCCGGCGGCAAGAAAGTCGCGCTGCGCAAGCTCGACAAACACACCTGGCGTGCTGCGCCGTGTACCGGCCCGCTGACGCTGAGCTATCAGGTCTATGCCTGGGATTTGTCGGTGCGTACCGCACATCTGGATCAGACCCACGCTTTCTTTAACGGCACCAGCGTGTTTCTGCGTGTTGAAGGGCAGGAGCAATCGCAACACGTCGTCGACATCCGCCGCCCCGAAGGCGACGCTTACAAGCGCTGGCGCGTGGCGACTTCCTTGCCGGAACTTAAGGCCAAGCGTTATGGATTCGGGTCTTACATCGCCGGCGACTATGACGAGTTGATCGACCATCCGGTTGAGCTGGGCGACTTTGCGCTGACTACTTTTACAGCGCATGGCGTACCGCACGACATTGTGATCACCGGCAAAGTGCCGAATCTGGACATGGCACGCCTGTCCTCCGATCTGAAGAAGATCTGCGAAGCGCAGATTGCCTTCTTCGAGCCGAAAAGCAAACGTGCACCGATGTCGCGTTACGTCTTCATGACCATGGTCGTTGGCGATGGCTACGGCGGTCTGGAGCATCGTGCTTCGACCGCGCTGATTTGTGCGCGCAGCGATCTGCCGGTGAAAGGCAAGGCGGAATCGACCGATGGCTACCGCACCTATCTCGGTTTGTGCAGCCACGAATATTTCCACACCTGGAACGTCAAACGCATCAAACCGGCGATGTTTGCGCCGTATGACTTGCGGGAAGAGGGCTACACCTCGTTGCTGTGGCTGTTTGAGGGGTTCACCAGCTACTACGACGATCTGTTCCTGGTTCGCACCGGTCTGATCGATACGCCGGACTATCTGAAGATGCTGTCGAAGACCACCAACGGTGTCTTGCGTGGCAGCGGCCGACGCAAGCAGAGTGTGGCTGAATCGAGCTTCGACGCCTGGGTCAAATACTACCGCCAGGACGAAAACGCACCGAACGCCATCGTCAGCTATTACACCAAAGGTTCGCTCGTCGCGCTGGGTCTTGACCTGACGATCCGTGCTGAAACCAATGGCAGCAAGTCGCTGGACGATGTGATGCTGGCGTTGTGGCAGCGCTTTGGCCGTGATTTCTATAGCCGTAAAGGAGGCAAGGGCGTCGGTGAGGAAGAGGCCGAGGCTTTGTTCGAAGAAGTCAGCGGCGTGAAGTTGAAGCGTTTCTTTGATCGCTATATTCGCGGCACCGAAGACCTGCCGCTGGAGTCGTTGATGGCGCCGTTCGGCGTCGCCTATGCAGACGTGCGCAAGGATGCCAAGCCCGGTATGAATGTTCGTGTGACGCGCGACGGCGGCGACGCCAAGCTTGCCAATGTGTACGACGGCGGTGCAGGGCAGCGTGCGGGATTGTCGGCAGGTGATCGTTTGGTCGCGCTGGATGGGGTTCGTATTCCACCAACAGGTATGGATGGTTTGCTGGCCCGTTATAGCGAGAATGACGTCGTCGCTTTGCACGTGTTCCGTCGCGACGAACTGATGTGTTTCCAGGTCAAGCTGAAGAATGATGGCGCACCGCAAGTGACGTTGACTGCGCAAGATAAGCCGGTTGCTCTGGTGCGCAAACGCAAGGCGTGGCTGGGCGCCAATTAATCGGCATTGTTTTGACGGCATTGGCATCGGCATTGATATCTGGCCGGCGCCAATACCGCTCCCGATGCTGACGATGTGGATGAGATGTTCTGCTGAAACTGCAGGCAATAAAAAACCCGCCGAAGCGGGTTTTTTATTTGATACGTCAGCTTTGCTGAATCGAAGATTACTTCGCTTCTGCGTCGCCTGCTGCTGGCGCTTCGCCTTCAGCTTCAACCTTGCCTGCTGGTACCGAAGCGGTAGCAACTGTCAGGTTTTCTTGCGAAACAGCAGTCACGCCGTTTGGCAATTGCAGGTCAGCCAAGTGGATCGAGTGACCGACTTCCAGCTTCGACAGATCGACGGAAACGAATTCCGGCAGATCCTTAGGCAAGCAGGAGATGTCCAGTTCGGTTATGACGTGGCTGATGATGCCCGACGCCAGCTTAACTGCTGGGGAGATTTCAGCGTTCACGAAGTGCAGTGGCACCTTGACGTGGATCTTTTGCGATGCATCGACGCGTTGGAAGTCAACGTGCAGAACCAGTTGCTTGTATGCGTGGACTTGGAAGTCGCGCAGCAGAACTTGTTCAACCTTGCCGTCGATTTCCAGATCCAGGATCGACGAGTGGAACGCTTCTTTCTTCAACGCATGGTACAGCGCGTTGTGGTCCAGAGCGATGTTCAGTGGTGCAGCTGTACCGCCGTAGACGATAGCTGGTGTTTGACCAGCATTGCGCAGGCGGCGGCTCGCTCCGGTCCCCTGCTCTTTGCGTGGAAATGCGATTACTTTCATGTTGAAGCTCCAATGGTTGCGAAACCTTCGTTTCGCGTTAAAAATCCCCCGCGACCAGGGGATTCAAGGATCTCTTCATTTTCATGAAGAGATTAAAACTGAATTCGGATTTAAAGCTGACTCTAAAGCTGAACTTTTAAAACTTATTCTGCAAACAGCGACATCACCGAGTCGCCCTTGCTGATACGCTTGAATGTCTCGGCCAGCAGGCTGGCGCAGGTCAGTTGGCGAATCTTGCCGCAGGCTTTGGCGGCGTCCGACAACGGAATCGTGTCGGTGACGACCAGCTCGTCCAGTGGCGAATTGGCGATACGATCCAGCGCAGGGCCGGACAGCACAGGGTGCGTACAGTAAGCGACAACCTTTTTGGCGCCGCGCTCTTTCAACACTTCAGCAGCCTTGGTCAGCGTGCCGGCGGTGTCGACCATGTCATCCATGATCACGCAGTTACGGCCTTCGACTTCACCGATAATGTTCATGACTTCCGACACGTTCGCCTTCGGGCGGCGTTTGTCGATGATCGCCAGATCGCAGCCGAGGCGCTTCGCCAATGCACGGGCGCGCACCACGCCGCCGACGTCGGGCGACACGACCAGCAGGTCGTCGTAGTTCTTACTCACCAGGTCGCCCAGCAAAATCGGCGATGCATAGATGTTGTCGACCGGAATGTCGAAGAAACCTTGAATCTGGTCAGCGTGCAAGTCCATGATCAGGACGCGTTCAACGCCGGCTTCCTGCAGCATGTTGGCGACGACCTTGGCCGAAATCGCAACACGGGCGGAACGCGGGCGGCGATCCTGACGGGCATAACCATAGTACGGGATTGCAGCAGTGATACGGCCGGCGGAAGCACGCTTCAACGCGTCAACCATGATCATGATTTCCATCAGGTTGTCGTTGGTCGGTGCGCAGGTCGACTGCAACACGAAAACGTCTTTACCGCGGACGTTTTCATTGATCTCGACCATCACTTCACCGTCGGAGAACTTCGAAACATTGGCCTTGCCCAACGGGATACCTAATTTTTCGACGACGCCTTGCGCCAGTTCTGGGTTGGCGCTGCCGGTAAAAACCATCAGGTTTTCGTATGCCATATGGGTATCCCTGAATGCAATCGTTTAAAAGTCGAAAAGCCGACAATGCTTGACTGTACAGTCTTGCGTTGGCGGCTTATCTCTTTGGCTTCTTTTTTCTTTATCGGGCGATGTAAAACTGCCCAAATTTAATGGCAGGGGAACAAGGATTCGAACCTTGGAATGCTGGAATCAAAATCCAGTGCCTTAACCAACTTGGCGATTCCCCTACGCAATCTGCTGTTTGCCGCTGAATTACACCAATCACACTTTTAACATCGTGTGCAATTCATCGTCAAACCAATTCTTGGTTACGAACTTATCAACTGGGCGAGAGGATGTTCCTGCATCGCTTTGGCTTTCCAGGCGATCCATTTCGAAGGTACTTGTTTCAGTACTTCGTCTGCTTGATGTTCATGTTCGAAAGAACAAAATACACAAGCGCCGGATCCTGTCATTCTTGCGTTTCCGTATGTCTTGAGCCAGTTGATGGCTTCAGCGACAGGAGGAAACTGCTTGGCAGCCACCACTTCTAAGTCGTTTTTTCCGAAGTCGCTATCGAGAAGATTATGTGCTTCAGGAAAGTCCGTTATTCTGACGACTTTTGTATCCCTTGTCAATTCTTCTGACGAAAAAATTATCGCGGTTGGTACGGATACCCCAGGTTCGATGACCACGAACCAGCGATTGGCGGTTTCCAGGGCGACCAGATCCTCGCCGACACCCTCGGCAAACGCATTGCGGCCAAACAAAAAGAAGGGGACGTCGGCCCCTAATTGCAGCCCCAGCGCCATCAATTGCGTGCGGTTTAAGCCGGTTTGCCACAAATGATTCAAGACCATCAGCGTGGTCGCGGCATCGGATGATCCGCCTCCCAGGCCGCCTCCCATGGGAAGTTGCTTATGGACGGTAATGTCGGCGCCGAGATGTGGCTTTCCGGCGGCTGTTTGCAGCAACCGGGCGGCACGCACCACCAGATCGGTTTCTTCGGGCACGCCGGGAACATCATTGGTGCGATGAATACGCCCATCGGCGCGCACGGAAAAATCCAGCGTATCGCTACGATCAAGCAGCTGAAATACCGTTTGCAGCAAATGATAGCCATCGGCGCGACGGCCGGTCACGTGCAGGAACAGGTTCAGTTTTGCCGGCGCGGGGCAGTTGTACAGGCTTGCTTGCATGAATCAGGTTGGAATGTTGTTGGTACTGCCATGATGTGCGCCGATCAGGCGTTGGCGCAATGGATTGAATTTAATGACTTTGCCAGTCATCGATCACGATGCGGATCGATACCGGGCCGGCCTGTTTGGTTTCGCGCGTCAGATCGATGCGTTTTGGACGATTCTTCTCCGTTTTGGCTGCATCATCCTGCCATTCGCCGTAACTCAGGCTCCAGCCGTCGCGGGTGGTAAAACGCACCGTATCGCGGGATGGCTGCGCGACGAAGGGTTTGCCATCGGCACCGCGCCCGAAACCTTGCAGCCAGTCACGCAGACCGGATACCGGCAACGGCCAGCCCAGGGCTTGCTCTGTCAGGACGTCGACATCGGCTGCCGATAACGGTGGTTTGCCCGATTGCGTCAGTACGGCGATCCCGGGCTTGATGTCGATGGTCGCCAGCGTCTGGCCCAGAGGGGACAGCAGGCTGAGGACGATATGACGTGCGCTCTGGTTCCAGGTGAAACTGCCGTGGACGGCTTGTTCGCGGCGATCTTGTTCATAGCGGATCGACAGGCGTCCGCTGAGATCGATGGTGTCGTTATAGCGGCGTTCTACGGCAGGGCCGTTGTCTGCGCTGTCAGGCGGAGCAACGGTGGCGCAACCGGCTGCCAGCATCACCAGGCATGCCGCTGCACCGTGTTTCAATAAATTGATCGTCATGGTCGAGAGGGGCTGCGGGCGGATCAGAGCTGAACCTTGAGGCGCTCCAGCGTGCTTTTCAGCACGTCGTTTTTCGGATCCTTGCTTTGCGCTTCGCGCCACAGCTTTTTGGCCTCGTCCTGCTTGCCGCGTGTCCAGAGAATTTCGCCGAGATGGATGCCGATTTCCGGGTCAGGGCGCAGGCCATAC
This genomic interval carries:
- a CDS encoding ribose-phosphate pyrophosphokinase, giving the protein MAYENLMVFTGSANPELAQGVVEKLGIPLGKANVSKFSDGEVMVEINENVRGKDVFVLQSTCAPTNDNLMEIMIMVDALKRASAGRITAAIPYYGYARQDRRPRSARVAISAKVVANMLQEAGVERVLIMDLHADQIQGFFDIPVDNIYASPILLGDLVSKNYDDLLVVSPDVGGVVRARALAKRLGCDLAIIDKRRPKANVSEVMNIIGEVEGRNCVIMDDMVDTAGTLTKAAEVLKERGAKKVVAYCTHPVLSGPALDRIANSPLDELVVTDTIPLSDAAKACGKIRQLTCASLLAETFKRISKGDSVMSLFAE
- a CDS encoding glutamate synthase subunit beta — protein: MGKVTGFMEYERLKEASEAPQSRMKHYKEFVLHLGDAEAKVQGARCMDCGIPFCNNGCPVNNIIPDWNDLVYRGDYKEALDTLHSTNNFPEFTGRICPAPCEAACTLGINSDAVGIKSIEHFIIDKGWENGWVTPQPAAVKTGKKVAVVGSGPAGLAAAQQLARAGHDVTVFEKNDRVGGLLRYGIPDFKMEKSHIDLRVEQMQAEGVVFRTSTLVGKDFPANITNWSKETVSPDDLKKDFDAVVIAGGAELPRDLPVPGRELKGVHFAMEFLPLQNKVNAGDKLKGQIMATDKHVVVIGGGDTGSDCVGTSNRHGAASVAQFELMPQPPETENKPMVWPYWPTKLRTSSSHEEGCDRDWAVATKRLEGKNGKVEKLIAARVEWKDGKMQEVPNSEFEMKADLVLLAMGFVSPVQQVLESFGVDKDQRGNAKATTDGEGCYKTSVDKVFAAGDMRRGQSLVVWAIREGRQCARAVDEFLMGSSVLPR
- a CDS encoding outer membrane lipoprotein LolB produces the protein MTINLLKHGAAACLVMLAAGCATVAPPDSADNGPAVERRYNDTIDLSGRLSIRYEQDRREQAVHGSFTWNQSARHIVLSLLSPLGQTLATIDIKPGIAVLTQSGKPPLSAADVDVLTEQALGWPLPVSGLRDWLQGFGRGADGKPFVAQPSRDTVRFTTRDGWSLSYGEWQDDAAKTEKNRPKRIDLTRETKQAGPVSIRIVIDDWQSH
- a CDS encoding 50S ribosomal protein L25/general stress protein Ctc; amino-acid sequence: MKVIAFPRKEQGTGASRRLRNAGQTPAIVYGGTAAPLNIALDHNALYHALKKEAFHSSILDLEIDGKVEQVLLRDFQVHAYKQLVLHVDFQRVDASQKIHVKVPLHFVNAEISPAVKLASGIISHVITELDISCLPKDLPEFVSVDLSKLEVGHSIHLADLQLPNGVTAVSQENLTVATASVPAGKVEAEGEAPAAGDAEAK
- the ispE gene encoding 4-(cytidine 5'-diphospho)-2-C-methyl-D-erythritol kinase, translated to MQASLYNCPAPAKLNLFLHVTGRRADGYHLLQTVFQLLDRSDTLDFSVRADGRIHRTNDVPGVPEETDLVVRAARLLQTAAGKPHLGADITVHKQLPMGGGLGGGSSDAATTLMVLNHLWQTGLNRTQLMALGLQLGADVPFFLFGRNAFAEGVGEDLVALETANRWFVVIEPGVSVPTAIIFSSEELTRDTKVVRITDFPEAHNLLDSDFGKNDLEVVAAKQFPPVAEAINWLKTYGNARMTGSGACVFCSFEHEHQADEVLKQVPSKWIAWKAKAMQEHPLAQLISS
- a CDS encoding M61 family metallopeptidase — protein: MTTPIRYSITSNDCAAHVFDVTLTVDAPAADGQVFSLPAWIPGSYMIREFARNIVQIRGEAGGKKVALRKLDKHTWRAAPCTGPLTLSYQVYAWDLSVRTAHLDQTHAFFNGTSVFLRVEGQEQSQHVVDIRRPEGDAYKRWRVATSLPELKAKRYGFGSYIAGDYDELIDHPVELGDFALTTFTAHGVPHDIVITGKVPNLDMARLSSDLKKICEAQIAFFEPKSKRAPMSRYVFMTMVVGDGYGGLEHRASTALICARSDLPVKGKAESTDGYRTYLGLCSHEYFHTWNVKRIKPAMFAPYDLREEGYTSLLWLFEGFTSYYDDLFLVRTGLIDTPDYLKMLSKTTNGVLRGSGRRKQSVAESSFDAWVKYYRQDENAPNAIVSYYTKGSLVALGLDLTIRAETNGSKSLDDVMLALWQRFGRDFYSRKGGKGVGEEEAEALFEEVSGVKLKRFFDRYIRGTEDLPLESLMAPFGVAYADVRKDAKPGMNVRVTRDGGDAKLANVYDGGAGQRAGLSAGDRLVALDGVRIPPTGMDGLLARYSENDVVALHVFRRDELMCFQVKLKNDGAPQVTLTAQDKPVALVRKRKAWLGAN